Proteins encoded by one window of Dendropsophus ebraccatus isolate aDenEbr1 chromosome 4, aDenEbr1.pat, whole genome shotgun sequence:
- the SEC22B gene encoding vesicle-trafficking protein SEC22b produces the protein MVLLTMIARVADGLPLAASMQEDEQSGRDLQQYQNQAKQLFRKLNEQSPARCTLEAGAMTFHYLIEKGVCYLVLCEMSYPKKLAFAYLEDLYNEFDEQHGKKVPTVSRPYSFIEFDNYIQKTKKTYIDSRARRNLGNINTELQDVQRIMVANIEEVLLRGEALSALDTKASNLSTLSKKYRQDAKYLNMRSTYAKLAAVAVFSVMLIVYVRFWWL, from the exons ATGGTGCTGCTGACAATGATAGCCCGGGTGGCGGACGGCCTGCCCCTGGCCGCCTCAATGCAGGAGGACGAGCAG tctggacGAGACTTGCAACAATATCAAAACCAAGCCAAGCAGCTCTTCCGGAAGCTGAACGAACAGTCGCCTGCTCGCTGTACGCTGGAGGCGGGAGCCATGACATTCCA CTACTTAATCGAGAAAGGCGTCTGCTATCTGGTTCTGTGTGAAATGTCGTATCCTAAGAAGCTAGCCTTTGCTTACCTGGAGGATCTGTATAATGAGTTTGATGAACAGCACGGAAAGAAAGTCCCCACCGTGTCCAGACCTTACTCCTTTATAGAGTTCG ataattaTATTCAGAAGACAAAGAAGACGTATATCGACAGTAGAGCTAGAAGAAATCTGGGTAACATCAATACCGAATTACAGGACGTTCAGAGGATCATGGTGGCAAACATTGAAGAAGTCCTGCTTCGTGGTGAAGCTTTATCAG CACTGGATACGAAGGCCAGCAATCTCTCAACCTTATCCAAGAAATACCGTCAAGATGCAAAGTACCTGAACATGCGCTCCACCTATGCTAAACTGGCCGCAGTCGCCGTGTTTTCGGTCATGTTGATCGTCTACGTCCGATTTTGGTGGCTGTGA